DNA from Strix aluco isolate bStrAlu1 chromosome 2, bStrAlu1.hap1, whole genome shotgun sequence:
CAGTCTCTATTGTAGAGGAAGAACTGCTGGGGGCTCCAGAAGAGACACATGCAGGTACCTGGAATATAAATGCAATCACTAAAGATTATTGTTTAGCTGACAAATTTAGAGATACCACCTTCTTGTGCCATgcactgaggaagaaaagaatcaTCCTGCAACATCACAGAAGAATTGTTATCCAGTACATCTGTATACCTATGGATTAACTGCTTTTCTGGTCAGAAAAGTTTGCCCCTCAAACAGGCTGACAGAGGCTTCTGTTTCAGGAATAGAAGCTGACCACTATGAGAAGTCTGTCAGCTACAGCAGCTGTAGCCCAAGCTGCTAAACCAAAGTCATCTTGTGCTTATAGCCTCCAAGTTACAGAACACTGGCTTCTTGGTTACTTACTTTGAGCACTTGTACTTCTCCTTAATTGCTTGCAGTTGGCCATGGGGAGCATCGAGGCATGCTTTATGCAGATCAGTCAGGCAAGGCACTATCTCACTTAATGAATACCCAGTGAATGCAGCAAGTGTTTCTGGCTGGTCAGGGGAGAAAAAACAGTGTTAACTCTCTTGTAAGCAACATTCATCTAGAAGATAGCTTCTGCTTCTGTAGAAAATGTACTTTCACTGCATCAGTGTTCACCCTAGATTCTTTAATCCTGAAAAGGATTCAAGTGTACCCTGCCATCAGTTTCACTCTAGGTCTTCCTTGGTGCCAGGAGATCTGACAAGAAGCTCCTTCTGCTCTAAGCATGTGGCATCCATTGCATCTCTTCTGGATCCTGCTCTCTGTTAAAGCTATTCCTCTGACACACAGCTGAGAGAACTATCAAGGCTTGCATTAAAGCAGCCACTCAGTGTAATCCACTCAAGTGCACATATTCAGttcttccctccctctcagaAAGCCCCTGAATTGTATTTGGGGAGGAGTTTTGGAGATTAAACACTAACAAGGCCTTAGGTACAGATTTGATGTGAGCAAGACAGCAAGGTCCCTCCCATTTCAGAGAAGAGGCAGGATATTTCAGGTTGATTTAACATTCATTTATTAGGTAGTCCTGTAGGTCAGGAATTGCTACTCATCTTAGGATTTCAGCCTTTATAACAACATAGTTTGAAGCTACTCCTTCTGCTTCTCAGCCTAGTTCTAATAACATAAAATGCTTGAGCTACTCATTAACATGTAGTTGTTCTTACCCAGAAAGACCTGTTCACCGTGTAGTTTGCTAGACAGTAGGCTGCTGCAGCAGTTTGTGAAGGAAGGTACTTCAGAAAAGGATCAGCTTCAAGGAGACTCAGCTCTGCAAGATACTGAACAAAAAAGCCACCATTTTTTCAAACAGAATGAGCCTAGCTGGTATAATCAGTCCAATACAGCAAGCACTGAAAGTTGTCAGTGGTCTCaatttcatgtaaaaaaaaaaggagttacaTGTCTGGTGGGTAAAAATAGCATTCTAGTCCTGTTGATCTCACAGAAGAACCTTTCACATGTTTCAGTGGGGACAGAAAGACCACACTGTCAAAGCCTGAGCAATCTACACTGTAATCTGAAGTTCTGGTCCTATCATCAGCTCTGACATAATTTTACAGATAGAAACTTAGAAAATTCatgttttgtaaaaataaaaaagacacacTCTTCCCATCTTCCAAGGCTCTTGCTCACCTAGGTGGACCTCACCTGGAGATCAGGGATAAATGCACAGCTCTAAGAAACAGAATTTGGACTCTGTTGGAGCAGAGTCACTGTACAATCCTACACTCTTTGCAGATAAGCAGCAGATCAGATGTGTTGCTATAATCTTGGGTTAACCTGTTTCTAAGCAGGGTTGCCTATGCAGCTATGCAGGCATATACTGTGTCATCGTGTAGCAATATGTAGTACCATCACATCCAGGACAGACTTCCTATGCTGGCACTGTTGAAGAAACAACCACATTCCTAACACTTAGCTACCTAGTCAGTGCATTATCCCTGATCAGACAGGTAGAACAACCTTAGGATTTCCATGAGACATTTATCCAGAAGTCACAAGCTGCCTACTGAAGGTAGTAGACTACAAAACATCCTGTTTTAGGCCTGTTGTAGTTCCCGATAGGGCTCGGCATGAGAAAGAGAGTATCTTCTGATAAAGCATAGTATAGCAGCAGAACCGGTCTGCTCAGGTAACTTAGTGAAATACAAGTGATTCTGCTTTTGGAAACCCTTCTCCCCCCTCAGTCCTAAAAGGAAGATAATTCATACCCTTGCAAAGTTCTCTGTTCTGATACAGACTCCATGCCTCTGAATATACTGAAGGAGGAACTGATTGATGGTTGGGGCTGTTAGGTCAAAAGCCAGCACTTTGAGAAGCAGGTGTTCCATTCTTAGCAGCTGCCTCTTTGTGTAGGTATCATCTGTTATATATACAAATTCATCCACTTCTGGTGGGTAGATCTCTTCATACTTCCTGAAAGAGGCATGGAAGCCACATTTGTCAGCTTGAAAGTTACGGTGAAAGAAAGCCATCCGCTGGACCCATATCAGGATGAGCATATGACACTAAGATTTGTGTAGAGCTCTTACTTTAGTCCTCCAGGCTATGTAACAATTCAGTTTCAAATCTGGGCAAAGATGTTTAGAGGAACTCCAAGTCATCAGTGTAGACAGACACACTCTCACATTGTTAACTCCTAATAGCAAGCTCTCAGAGAGAAAGTCTCAGTAACACAATTCACTCCAAACCCCCATGTGCTCCTAGGCTACGCTGGGTACCCCGTCTGCTTAAAGCAGTTCAAGGCTAATTGCAGATTGCAGCTGTGAATCTATGAACTTACTACAGCCTTATAGCTAGCAGCCTAACACAGTAGTGTTTTCGCTCCTGCTGTTATGGTTACAAGCTTTCCCTACTGCAGTTCCTCACAAACActaaatgtttaattttgctaATGCCAAAGTAGGCAAAGTTGCTGATCTTGAAACATCATGAAAAGCTACCTACTACTGCAAGCTTCAGTCCTTCAAATTAAACTAAAAGACTCAGTCCAAAAATAAGTTTTAGCTCACGGAGATTTCAGGAGATGAAACACTTACGCAGCTAGAagaattgctgctgttcctaCAAGCTGCAGCTTCCCTCTGAGAACAGACATGCAGGAAAGAAACCTGTCCAGGAAGTTCACCGCCAAGTACAGAGTCTCTGTTCGAAGTTTATATTCTTCCCCTACTTCCACCAGCCAGTCTACCAAGATGGCACGCATTCCTGTTGTGATATCTGGTTGCTTCCTCATGTAGTGGGGCTTAGGCCTGAATCTTACCTGTTTGGAGAGAGAATTGAAGAATCAGGATTGATGGCTGAATCATGCATTGAAGCACCAGCCATTGATGGATGAGCTTATTAACATTCTTATGCTTTCACCAAAAGGATTACGAGTTGTTCCACTATAACTCATTACTACTAACTACAATTATAGTGCTAGTGGTATTAGTTAGCAGCATCTCTAGGAAGTAGTATTTCTACACTGGAGAGATAGGAGTCTGTGTTAGTAGTAGAACAGTAAAAGAACTCCTAGACTATGGACAGCCTTTGCCATCAAGCACATATAagtcattcagagggacctgaaagtgaataaatcacatttttttcctgtcttcctatCGGGAGACTGCACTTTACTGCTCTGatacagaaaggcaggaaaaactACTACTATATCAAGAGAGCTGTCGGTGAGATCACATCCAACTGCTTTAGTATTTTTGCAGCATTCAATTCCCATCTGCAAGGATTCCTCATCCCAAAGATTCAAGAGATGCTCCGGGGGTAGGCAATTTCAGGGACAGAGAGTAATCCTGAAAGATCTCATCACTGTCTAGATCCTGCCTTCAGAGATGGCTTTtactgcttgctttctctcttttgtATTTCAGTGTCAGCCTTGGGTTATCCTGGGGCAGCCATACATCCTTGCAGTATTGCAGCCCATCAGAGACACAAATACCTATAAGCTTGTTACAAGCCACTCACTTCAGCCTCTCGGAGGTACCGATGAATGTCTTCTGCATACTCTTCCACAGCCAGAGTTACGGCATCTTCCATGTGATCCTCACGTTTGGACTGGAAGGATGTGTCCACTGCCATTGGAGATCCTAACAAGTGAGAGGAAGCAGCAAGACATTGTGTAATTAGCCTCTTTACCTTCTCCTGCTATTTCTAAACAGAAGAGTTGTGCCTCATGCAGACACAATCCAAGTTATCTTGAAGTCTTATTTACTGTAACAGAAGCTACTCACTAATTCATAACCACCCTACACATACTTATGCTATAGATACCACCTGAGCAGTAATGGGTGTTACCTGTACTCAGATCTAGCAGTAGGTGAATACTGGATGTCATCGCACTAGTATCCAGTTGACAGAGGCTTGATTCCAGCTCTTCAGCCACTTGGCAGCcatagttttctttctcttctggttCATCTACATAGATAGCAAACCCTTGCTTTGATGAAGCATTGACCACACTGTTAGGTAATTCATCTTTTCCAGATGAAGGGATGGTGTTTTCAGAGCCAGAGAAGTGTTTGACAACAGTAGCACCCTGAAACAGAGCACAGAGTAATGCTGTGGGAGGGCAACTCAGGAAGAACACAACAGTATCGcttgttttagaaaagaaaatcactttccTTGCCTAACAGACACCGATAACATAAGAGTTGACTGGAAAAGCCACCAGCCACAGCTGGTACCTCAAAAGTACCACTTGTTGCTGTCTTGCTGTCACAGACCCCTCACAGAGTGAGGTGGTGTGAAAGTCAGGAGCCAGGGGAGTAGCCTCATCTCCAGTGCCCACCGCCAAGAAGCATGAGGTGAGGGTGCTGCTCCGGTCTGACAGGGCTGACATGTGCAGGGTCTGCTCTGCATTCAGTTCTGACAAGGAACAGCTGCTGTAAGTGCAGCAAGTTATAGTAACAAAAGAGCCCAGGCACTCTCACAGACCTGTTAAAGTCTTCACTTTGAATTTCTGAGCTCAAGCATCACAGTCCCTAGGACTACAACGTGTGACCAGGCTACAAGCCTTGACATCACCTCCTATCAGCAAACCACCAACAGGCTTTATGGAGTCGTAACCGAGAAGAGTCTGCGTACACAATAGCTGCTGCTTTAGGTCCTGTAAGTCAGCACAGCAACACttccctgccacagcagcagaCTCCAGGAGGGACcaagaaacagaaacacagacagaCACCCTGCTGTGAACTTTAGCTTTTTGGGAGGCTCTGCCACACGGCAATGGGACCTTTGGGCAAGCATCAGTGAACAGACTTTTTCTTAAACCACTCCCTACACTTCAGGGGGTAAGCGCCCAAATCAAGTCTCACCgagtcttccttccttccaggaAGAATTATTTGGTCAAAGTATCTCCACGGGGAAGCGTCTGTAGATTAGGACTGAGCGGTTACTAGCAGGGCTCTCGGGAAACTCCCGCTCATGAACGGGAGCCCCAGTCAGACACGCACCCCGCCACCCCCAGGCCTTCGCCTGCAGCCTCGGGGGCAGGTGCCTGCGCCGCTCACGCCtgcggccggcggcggccccaCGTGCCGgcctggggcaggagctgcccgcGGCCCGGGCCCCGCGGGGAGCCCGTCGGGCAGCTGCGGCCCCCGGGCCGGGAGGGAAGCGCGGCGGCCGCTGCACCGCTGCGGGGCGGCTCCGCGGGAGGCTGCGGCCGCGGGCGGGGCTCACCTGGCCGCCGGGCCGCTGCTGCCCGTTCTCCGCCAGCACCCCCAGCAcggcccgcccgccgctgcggggggcagcgggacaggggtcccgccgccccgcccggctccTCTCACCGGTGCGGCGCATCGCCCCGACGGTCGGtacctttcaaagaaaaaaaaaaaaaaacaacatataaagttggggacaaaaaaacccctaaaattcccaaaaccaccacaaatattTGGTTATGCCTCGGGCAGCCCGCACCGCGTATGCTAcccggccccgctcgccgccGGTCCCTGGAGGTCGCCGCGCTCCGCGGAGGAAGCCGTCCGCTCGCCCGCGCCCCGCGGGGGaggctgcccgcccgcccgccctatATAGGCGGCGGCCaagggaggcggcggcggcggctgttGGCCGCGGCCAGTTGGAAGCTCGGGCCGCaacccccggcgccgccgccctgGCAACCCAAGCGGCGGCGGGTCGCCATGGAGACCCCGTcgggggccgcccgccgcgggcccggccgcgcCACCCCGCGCAGCTCTCGCGGAGCGGTGGGGCACGAGTGTCCCGGCCGAGAgccgcggcccccgccggctCCCCGCGCCTCGCCCTGTCTGCCATTCCTAAACACCCAGAATACAAGAAAACGGCATGCAGGCGACAACAGCAGCCTTATGGGAACAGTTGAGGTCAGAAGAATTTTGCTTCTCTCTTTGATAAGGGAAAGCCAACAAAAAAGAGTTTTTAGTTGATTTAAGCGTGGATTTGACTCCCGTGACACTTTGATAAATTCTAAGCCAGGGTACGACTGCAGAACTGATCGCACAGCTGTACACATGGGCGGTTCTCAGCCATCAGCGGTGGAAGCACAGAGCTTTATAAGAGGAATCAAGCAGCAGTTTGTCCAGGGCCATCAAAGATTTTCACCAGTGACGTGGATAATGACACAGAGAGCACGCTTACTAAATTTGTGGATAACACCACGATGGTGCTGGGAAGGGCTCTGACTATGCTGGGGAACAAGATTAGATTTCAGAAATGATCTTGACAAACTGGAAAAATGTTCTGGAAAAGCGGGATGCTCCTGAAGCACAAGTGCAAGGTCAGACAGAGCCGTCGGCTGCAGAAATGCAGGATGGGGAAGAGCCAGGTAGGTAGCAGCTCCCTGAAGAAGAATCAGGAGGTTACAGTGAACCCTGGAGTGAGCATGAGTCACCGTGCTCATGGCTGTCCTAGCAGGAACAAACAGCAATACAGCCTGTGTGAGACATGAGTCCTCGGAAAGTCCACAGTGAAGACAAAAGAGCAAGCAGTGTAACAGCTTGAACCTCAGCATGAAATTTAGGTTAGATACCAGGGTTGTGATGCCCCAGAAGAGGCAGCATGCGACATTTGGGGATTTCCTTTTACAGATCTTTAAGAGCAAGTTAAAAAACTGCTGTCAAAAATGTTTGTGCCTTGGCAGTTGTGGTACTTCTTGAGATGCTCTCCAGAGTGATTGAAATGTAGGAGCTATTATCCAAAACTTGGATACATCAAGCAGGGTCTTATGCCAGAATTGGTTTTTGCGGTTCTTGTCATCCAGGCTGTATTAAggtctgtattttttcttcccacttttcttaagtttattttttaattgacttttccccccaccccccaaaagaaTTTACTGTAGGAGGTAAGTGGTATATCTCATGGTGAAAAATGTTACCTGTGTTTGATGCATAAGCCATGTAACACTACTTTACCTTTTTGACAGCAGGAGTTCCATGTCCTTGAAGCAGCAAGGTTGTAAGCAGGTAGTTATCACAGTGGAGCTGTCACAGCTACAGGTGTGGGCAAATGCAGGGCAGGGGGGACAGAAGGTTACGCTGTACTTCTgtgttcttctcttcctttcatgTCATCTCTAAACACCAGGTTGGCACAAGAAGGACTTCACATGGGGACACTAAACATTTTCAtgcaaagtttttatttctggaaaaaaaatcagtctagcTTCCAGCCTTTGAAATTAAGTACCAGCTTAAGCAGAACTTTAAATACTCTTTATCCTATTGTTTTGATGGGATTactaaaaaatattgaaaaattccTGTGCTACAATATATGTGGAATCTATAGCAGTCTAAAAAGGTGGATGTTAATCAAAACGATTTCTAAATGTGtgattatttcacattttaattacaattttcagttttaataacatttttgaaacaaaaggcttttgaaatgtatgtattttgtgagtgaaaaaaaaaagcccagcctCACACTTTTTagcaataaaggaagaaaaaattggaTTTCTCCATCAAAGcaaaaattttctttcacttacagTTTAGCAATGTTTTTCTAATTCAGGAGTATCAGGACTCTGATTTCAGTCTCTAATTATATTTTAAGTAGCTGGCACTACTCTTCTGACCTTAAATCAATACTGGTCGATAGTTTCAGAATCTCCTCTGAGAATAATGGAAATTGTATATTCAAGagttaaatgttaaaatataaaaaaataaggagATGACTTATGAAACTAGTTCTCTTGGGACATCAGTGAGATGATGGTTCTAGGGCTCAGATGCCCCAAAACACTTATGTCCCTGACATCCTTGTTGGGCGCCAGTTTGCACTCAGCATCATCTGGCCTGCCACGGACAAGgactgccctgctcccagccactcactgctgctgccaccctTCTGCTGGCACAAGGATTCCTGTGGTTGTGAGACAAACCAAGGACCTAGTCCACCTGAAAAGTAACACAGCTGCAACAACCACACAGAACTGGGATGGGTTCTCTGAGCTGGGTTTCTAGACAGCTCCATGAACTGTAGGTCCAGCACAAAAGAAATTACGAGACTGAGGTACCAGCATCATGAAGGCAGTGGTACCATCCCTCATCTTTATAGACCTAGCACTCCATGCCTGAATAATTTTAAGTGCTGttgaatttttttgtaatttttaaaatgttatcctATTCTTTGTCAACATTGAAAATACCAGCTGTTCTTTCAAGGGATCTTCCTTTGGCAGTGCcagagctgttttttttttttttattttcagtaaaaacatcTGGATAAGATAATGAGATAGATGAAACATTATGCAAGTACATATTTTCAGATAGGTAAATGCTGTTTGTGAAAACTGCCTGTAGCTTATAAAAATAATCTTACCTCTGCCCAAACCTATTTTTCTAACTGCTCACTCTCTCCATATGGTATTTGTCATGAGGAATGTCAGAACTTGGTAGTTACACGTCTAACACGTAACTCACATTCATACAAAGATCACTTGTCACTCCTAGCCAATATATGGATGGAAGTTATTTACTGAATTCGTCTTCAGTCAGTGAATATCCTGTATACCCAAATACCCATCATATCTGTATACAATTTAGAAATAACTGAAGAACCTCAGCTACCCAACAGATGACTTCTTCATATCTTTATGTATAAGCAGCATATGGATATACTCAGTAGTCATATAGTACATTAATGTAACTGAAATGCCTCTCAAATAGCTTTTAATGAGGTTATCTAAGCTCCAGTTTCTCAGGAACTCTTTGAAACAGCCCAATATGGATTAGTACCTGAGGGAGGCCAGTGAGCTTTGCCAGCCACTACTTAATTGTAGCAGCAGATCAAATAAAGCTTTGGGCCATTAATCATTTACTTCTGAGCTTCCCTGTGTGTGCTTGAGAGGAAACTGAAGCCTTCCTGAGTGGGCTCCTTAGGGCTTCTTGCAGTAATTACTGTCTTACTTATGATTTCTAGGAAGACAGAGAAGTCAGAGCAATTCCTGACTTGGCGAGGATGCTTCCTCTGTGGCTCTGGAAAAGATAGTATTAAAGGGCTGGTTAGGACTCATCTGTGTCTCGTGCATCTTTCCTAGCTCCTTAGCTCTTCTTCTGTTTTGCAGGACCACTGTTAAGCCCCAAACTTTTACACAGCAAACTCCGCACAGGCTTCAGTTCATGATCTGGGGCATGGAGAGTGACTGTGCCAGGCCTCCAGTTCTGCCCTGATGTTAGACCTCTCAGAAGTGCCACATAGG
Protein-coding regions in this window:
- the CCNA1 gene encoding cyclin-A1, with translation MRRTGERSRAGRRDPCPAAPRSGGRAVLGVLAENGQQRPGGQGATVVKHFSGSENTIPSSGKDELPNSVVNASSKQGFAIYVDEPEEKENYGCQVAEELESSLCQLDTSAMTSSIHLLLDLSTGSPMAVDTSFQSKREDHMEDAVTLAVEEYAEDIHRYLREAEVRFRPKPHYMRKQPDITTGMRAILVDWLVEVGEEYKLRTETLYLAVNFLDRFLSCMSVLRGKLQLVGTAAILLAAKYEEIYPPEVDEFVYITDDTYTKRQLLRMEHLLLKVLAFDLTAPTINQFLLQYIQRHGVCIRTENFARYLAELSLLEADPFLKYLPSQTAAAAYCLANYTVNRSFWPETLAAFTGYSLSEIVPCLTDLHKACLDAPHGQLQAIKEKYKCSKYLHVSLLEPPAVLPLQ